A single genomic interval of Saccharomyces eubayanus strain FM1318 chromosome IV, whole genome shotgun sequence harbors:
- the AGP2 gene encoding Agp2p, whose protein sequence is MAKEGMSVDYENDDDYFEYSKNRFKTAITRIDSAQPSEGXLDPAQSLNHVSTIHEEGDVHVHEDGGTSTDEDSRTHLLFSTETRRKLENRHVQFIAISGVIGTALFVAIGKALYRGGPASLLLAFALWCVPILCITVSTAEMVCFFPVSSPFLRLATKCGDESLAVMASWNFWFLECVQIPFEIVSVNTIIHYWRDDYSAGIPLAVQVVLYLLISICAVKYYGEMEFWLASFKIILALGLFVFTFVTMLGGNPKHDRYGFRYYGENPFKQYFPDGKDVGKSSGYFQGFLACLIQASFTIAGGEYISMLAGEVKRPRKVLPKAFKQVFVRLTFLFLGSCLCVGIVCSPNDPDLTAAINEARPGAGSSPYVIAMNNMRIRILPDIVNIALITAAFSAGNAYTYCSSRTFYGMALDGYAPKIFTRCNKHGVPIYAVGISLIWALVSLLQLNSNSAVVLNWLINLITASQLINFVVLCIIYLFFRRTYNIQQDSLPKLPFRSWGQPYTAIIGLVSCLAMIMIQGYTVFFPKLWNSQDFLFSYLMVFIDIGIYVGYKFIWKRGKDKIKDPYKIDFSKELIEIENHEIQYSFEKFQYYTKA, encoded by the coding sequence ATGGCCAAAGAAGGAATGTCCGTCGATTATGAAAACGACGAtgattattttgaatatagTAAGAACAGGTTCAAGACAGCGATTACGCGAATAGACAGCGCCCAACCTAGTGAAGGGTRGTTGGACCCTGCTCAGTCACTGAATCATGTAAGCACGATACATGAAGAAGGAGACGTACACGTGCATGAGGATGGAGGAACCTCTACTGATGAAGATTCGAGGACTCACTTGCTGTTTTCGACAGAAACTCGACGCAAGTTAGAGAATAGACATGTTCAATTTATTGCTATTTCTGGTGTCATTGGTACGGCGCTATTTGTAGCCATCGGGAAAGCTTTATACCGTGGAGGTCCTGCCTCTTTATTACTGGCGTTTGCTCTCTGGTGTGTTCCTATACTTTGCATTACAGTGTCCACGGCAGAAATGGTCTGCTTCTTTCCTGTGAGTTCTCCCTTTTTGAGGCTGGCTACGAAATGCGGGGACGAATCGTTGGCTGTCATGGCTAGTTggaatttttggtttctaGAGTGCGTACAGATTccatttgaaattgtttcTGTTAATACGATTATACATTATTGGAGAGACGACTATTCTGCTGGTATCCCTCTTGCCGTTCAAGTCGTATTATACTTACTTATTTCTATATGTGCGGTCAAATATTACGGTGAAATGGAATTTTGGTTAGCttcattcaaaatcattCTCGCTCTTGGTTTATTTGTGTTTACGTTTGTTACTATGTTGGGTGGTAATCCTAAACATGATCGTTATGGGTTCCGTTATTATGGTGAAAATCCATTTAAACAATATTTCCCCGATGGTAAAGATGTGGGGAAATCATCGGGTTATTTCCAAGGGTTTTTGGCTTGTTTGATACAAGCATCGTTTACCATAGCAGGTGGTGAGTATATTTCCATGTTAGCTGGAGAAGTTAAACGACCAAGAAAGGTTTTACCAAAGGCATTCAAACAAGTGTTCGTGAGACTAACTTTTCTATTCTTGGGCAGTTGTCTTTGCGTTGGTATTGTTTGTTCACCAAATGATCCCGATTTAACGGCAGCAATCAATGAAGCAAGACCTGGTGCTGGTTCTTCACCTTATGTCATTGCGATGAATAACATGAGAATTAGAATTTTACCTGATATTGTCAATATTGCGTTGATAACAGCAGCATTTTCTGCCGGTAACGCTTACACTTACTGTTCATCTAGAACGTTCTACGGTATGGCATTAGACGGTTATGCACCAAAGATTTTTACTAGATGTAACAAGCATGGTGTACCCATTTACGCTGTCGGTATATCTTTAATATGGGCTCTAGTGAGTCTTTTACAACTGAACTCTAATAGTGCTGTTGTGTTGAACTGGTTGATTAATTTGATTACCGCATCTCAGTTAATTAATTTTGTGGTGCTTTGTATCATTTActtatttttcagaagaaCATACAACATCCAACAAGATTCATTGCCCAAATTGCCTTTTCGTTCATGGGGTCAACCGTACACTGCTATCATTGGACTGGTTTCATGCTTGGCAATGATTATGATTCAGGGCTATACCGTCTTCTTTCCTAAATTGTGGAACTCGcaagattttttgttttcatatCTAATGGTGTTCATTGATATTGGTATTTATGTGGGTTATAAATTTATTTGGAAGCGTGGTAAAGATAAAATCAAGGATCCCTATAAGattgatttttccaaagagttgatcgaaattgaaaaccatgaaattcaatattctttcgaaaaatttcagtATTATACTAAAGCATAA
- the HSL7 gene encoding protein arginine N-methyltransferase has translation MHSNVFVGVKPGFNHKQHNKSSRFLGNVTSHTSEEPSNYDYVLLPITTGRYKEIVGQVFKEFQKQSKQHWQPLRVPEPQLQDICIPPFNVNKLDDDDAPSYIGLLSSWLELESPDPAVRDLGLKVLLNECKYARFVGIRKLILAPPRDLSNLQLYGQMIYRLLQNRIIFTAPALTISISLPLYEDSDPLATWELWNTVRKLCEYHSSLTVSLALPRTKTPSFVLNRWLAEPVSCLLVSSSIFASNQYDYPVLHKFNQNLILKFQKINGDSQILGNELCVILHGMEKYANDVKGGESAYLEYVNFLLKKGDKALNSKGNRQLMLQEESRIMPPLKPHSDTLLNSTYLTFEKDLVKYDLYESAILEALQDLSSRATFKRPLVVLVAGAGRGPLVDRTFKTLSMLSLENRVSIIAIEKNPQAYLYLQKRNFDYWDNKVELIKEDMTKWQTNEPPERRVQVDLCISELLGSFGCNELSPECLWSIEKYHSRNDTVFIPRSYSSYIAPVSSPLFYQKLSKVNRSLESPWVVHRVPYCILSSKINEVWRFEHPMFEKDVDQVEDGDDTVRFSQSSLSEFKMKHRGEIHGFIGFFTVNLYNDIFLSTLPDDSTVRLKSNEESSKCARQDEDLQLIKRCDHTPNMTSWSPIIFPLKQPLSFVDDSELSVLMSRIHSDTEQKVWYEWSLESFIYLMLSNYGSATAATNMTNPRSIVTEGTKTSNHNRHFSVTTNQNLDNQIDLDQDVENEEEQGFLSNLETGWQSVQDIHGLSETTRPDQLNSTNRPMFDLKSSRVLDSTSGSPRHEDLEEDAPEVHVRVKTGVSTLHNVCGRAFSLPL, from the coding sequence ATGCATAGCAACGTTTTTGTCGGTGTCAAACCAGGGTTTAATCACAAACAGCACAATAAAAGCTCACGTTTTCTGGGAAACGTAACCAGCCACACGTCGGAAGAGCCTAGCAACTACGATTATGTGTTACTTCCCATAACAACGGGTAGGTACAAGGAGATTGTTGGGCAGGTTTTTAAAGAGTTCCAAAAGCAGTCCAAACAGCATTGGCAGCCGCTCCGGGTCCCCGAGCCCCAGTTGCAGGATATCTGTATCCCTCCTTTCAACGTCAACAAGCTGGATGACGACGACGCGCCTTCCTACATTGGCCTGCTATCGTCTTGGTTGGAATTGGAGAGTCCCGATCCAGCTGTAAGAGATCTTGGCCTGAAGGTCCTTCTGAACGAATGTAAATACGCAAGGTTTGTCGGGATCAGAAAGCTGATATTGGCACCTCCGCGCGATCTGTCCAATCTGCAACTGTATGGACAGATGATTTATAGACTTTTACAGAATCGCATTATCTTCACCGCGCCTGCATTGACCATATCCATCTCTTTGCCGCTTTACGAGGACAGCGACCCGCTGGCCACTTGGGAATTGTGGAATACTGTCCGGAAGTTGTGCGAATACCATTCATCATTAACTGTGTCTTTGGCTTTGCCGAGAACCAAGACACCTTCCTTTGTGCTAAACAGATGGCTCGCCGAGCCCGTTTCGTGTCTTTTGGTCTCTTCGTCTATTTTCGCCAGTAATCAGTATGACTATCCCGTTTTGCACAAGTTCAATCAGAACTTGATTCtaaaattccaaaaaattaatggagACTCGCAAATCTTGGGAAATGAACTATGCGTGATATTACACGGGATGGAGAAATATGCCAACGATGTCAAGGGCGGTGAATCCGCTTATTTGGAGTATGTAAactttttattgaaaaagggcGACAAGGCCTTGAACTCCAAGGGTAACCGTCAACTGATGCTGCAGGAAGAATCTAGGATAATGCCGCCTTTGAAACCGCATTCAGACACTCTGTTGAATTCCACGTATTtgacttttgaaaaagactTGGTGAAATACGACCTTTACGAATCTGCCATATTAGAAGCGCTCCAAGACCTTTCATCACGAGCGACCTTTAAGAGGCCATTGGTCGTCTTGGTGGCTGGTGCTGGAAGAGGGCCTTTGGTGGATCGAACTTTTAAGACCTTATCGATGCTATCCTTGGAAAACAGGGTTTCAATAAttgccattgaaaaaaacccACAGGCCTATTTATATTtgcaaaagagaaatttcGATTACTGGGATAACAAGGTGGAATTGATCAAGGAAGACATGACCAAATGGCAAACTAATGAACCGCCGGAAAGACGTGTCCAGGTAGACCTGTGCATAAGTGAACTATTGGGTTCATTCGGTTGTAATGAACTATCACCCGAATGTCTTTGGTCCATTGAGAAATATCATTCCCGTAATGATACTGTCTTTATACCAAGATCATACTCTTCCTATATAGCTCCTGTTTCGTCGCCATTGTTCTACCAGAAACTCTCAAAAGTGAATCGGTCCTTGGAGTCGCCTTGGGTAGTCCATAGAGTTCCATACTGCATACTTTCGTCTAAGATAAATGAAGTTTGGCGATTCGAGCACCCCATGTTCGAAAAGGATGTTGACCAAGTGGAGGATGGCGATGACACTGTTCGGTTCTCTCAAAGTTCATTGAGCGAGTTCAAAATGAAGCATCGCGGTGAAATTCATGGGTTTATCGGATTCTTCACGGTAAACCTATATAATGATATATTCTTGTCAACTTTGCCCGATGACAGTACCGTTCGTTTAAAATCCAATGAAGAAAGTTCCAAGTGTGCCAGGcaagatgaagatttaCAACTAATTAAAAGGTGTGATCATACGCCCAATATGACCTCGTGGTCTCCAATAATTTTCCCTCTAAAACAACCTTTATCATTTGTAGACGATTCTGAACTTTCTGTGTTGATGTCACGAATTCATTCGGATACAGAACAGAAAGTTTGGTATGAGTGGTCTTTGGAAAGTTTCATATACCTCATGCTATCAAATTACGGTTCGGCAACTGCAGCGACAAACATGACCAATCCCAGATCCATAGTGACAGAAGGTACTAAAACGTCAAACCATAACCGCCATTTTTCTGTAACGACGAATCAAAACCTGGATAACCAAATCGATCTCGATCAAGACGtcgaaaacgaagaagaacaaggaTTTTTGTCCAACCTGGAAACTGGTTGGCAAAGTGTGCAAGATATACACGGACTCAGCGAGACCACTAGGCCAGATCAGCTAAACTCTACCAATAGACCCATGTTTGATCTAAAATCCAGCCGCGTGCTCGATTCCACTAGTGGATCACCAAGACATGAGGATCTAGAAGAGGATGCTCCCGAGGTCCATGTCAGAGTCAAGACCGGTGTTTCCACTCTACATAATGTTTGCGGTAGGGCCTTTTCCTTACCGTTGTAA
- the CKS1 gene encoding cyclin-dependent protein kinase regulatory subunit CKS1, with the protein MYHHYHTFQGRKLTDQERARVLEFQDSIHYSPRYSDDNYEYRHVMLPKAMLKVIPSDYFNSEVGTLRILTEDEWRGLGITQSLGWEHYECHAPEPHILLFKRPLNYEAELRAATAAAQQQQQQQQQQQQQAQSISNDMQVSSQIS; encoded by the coding sequence ATGTACCATCACTATCACACTTTCCAGGGCAGAAAGCTCACTGACCAGGAAAGAGCTCGCGTGCTGGAGTTCCAGGACTCCATCCACTACTCCCCGCGGTACTCGGACGATAATTATGAATACAGGCACGTGATGTTGCCCAAGGCCATGCTCAAGGTCATTCCATCGGACTATTTTAACTCGGAGGTGGGGACCCTGCGCATACTGACGGAGGACGAATGGAGGGGCCTGGGCATAACCCAGTCTTTGGGCTGGGAGCACTATGAGTGCCATGCGCCAGAACCGCACATTTTGCTGTTCAAAAGACCGCTGAACTACGAGGCGGAGCTCAGGGCAGCTACTGCTGCTGctcagcagcagcaacagcagcaacaacagcagcagcagcaagcACAATCTATATCGAATGACATGCAGGTTTCTTCACAAATCTCCTAG